The sequence GCCGTCATCGAGGCCCAGCAACATGCCCACATCCAAGCTGAGCACACCTTCGGCCCCCAACACGCCCGCCCCCTGGTGGAATCCGATCTGGTCACCATCGAATCCCTGATTGCCCACGCACCCTCGCAGGTCAAGGCAGAGATGCGGCGCGCCGCTGGGGCTATCGCCGAAGTTGCCGGGTGGATCGCCCAAGACCTCGGAGATCACGCCGCCGCGGAGAAGCTCACCCACACCGCAGCCCTGCACCTACGTACGGTAAGCCCGGCATTCAACGCCATGATCTTGATGCGCCAATCCAACATTCTCACCCGCACCAACCCCGACCTGGCCACCGCCTTGGCCACCGATGCCGCCGACCTCATCGACGGCCACGACGTGGGTCGCCTGGCCGCCAGCATCGCCCGCCAACAGGCCCTTGCCGAGCTGGCCAATCACAATGAGCGGGGATTTCATCGCCACGCCGCCGCAGCCCTCGAACTCGGTGACCTGCAACCCCACCCGCATGATCATGCGATCTATGCCCACGGCGCCTACGTCGCCAGCGAGATCGCCTCGGGCTACCTGCGCATCGGTGACCCGGATAAAGCCCTAACCCTGCTCGCCGGGCACCATCACGCCTGGACATCACAGCAGCACCGCGATCAGACCGTGGCCGATATGCGACTCCTGCACGCCTACATCGCCACCGGCGAATACCAGCAAGCACTGGCACTGACCGCCACAGCGATCCCGGGCTACCTGGCCGCGCCCTCGCAGCGAGCCAGGATTCATCTGGCCAGGGCAGGCACAATCGTGCGAGACCGTCGACGGCGAAACAAAGACCCGATCCTGCAACAGCTTGCCGGCCGCATCAAAAACGCCACCCAAGGAGTCACCCCGTGAGCCGTCGAATCATCCCCGACACCACCACCACCGACCCTGCGGCCACCCACACGGTCGCGGTGCTGCCGGTCGGCTCATTCGAACAACACGGCCCCTACCTTCCGCTGGGCACCGACACCCTCATCGCCACTGCCATCGCATCCGTAATCAGTCAGCACCACAACGTATTTCAGCTACCACCGGTCGCGTTCAGCTGCTCCCACGAACACGCCGCCTACCCCGGCACCATCAGCATCAGCGCCACCACCTTGGCCGCGATCGTCGCTGACATCATCGAATCGCTGGCACGCCAGAACATCGCCGGGCTGATCGTCGTCAACGGCCACGGCGGCAACGCGGTACTCACCAACGTCGTCCAACAAGCCAACCACCCCAAGAACCCCGTCAAGGTTGGGCTCTACCCCAGCCGCGAAGACTGGACCGAAGCCCGCGCCGCCGCAGGAATCCACAGCAGCAACCACGACGACATGCACGCCGGCGAACTGGAAACCTCCATCCTGCTCGCCACCGCACCCGACTACCTGCGCGACGGCTGGCAGACCAGCGACCACACCGCCAACGACCGCCGCTACCTCACCAGCCTCGGCATCCACGCCTACGCACCCACCGGCGTCATCGGCTCACCATCCCAGGCCACCGCCGCCAAGGGCAGCAGTGCCCTCGACCACCTCGGCCGCAACGCCGACACCCTGATCGAACTCCTCACCACACGTTGAGCACAAGCGACAGCTCGGCGGCTACCTTCCGGGCTTCGCTGCGCTCCCTTCGCTTCCGTCCGCTGGCGCTCCCGTCCGCGCCGGTCGCTCCACTGCGCCCTGCGTCCGCCGCCGAGCACCAGACCAGCGCCCACCACTCAGTGAGAACACCGGCCGTGTTCGCGCCTGCCACCGCCAGGCCAACGGCGTTTGCGCCTCTCGCGCGGCGACCAGAGCCTGGCCAGACCGCCGGCCACCGTGGGACACATGCCCTGACCTCGCACGTGAGGACTTTCTTTACTGCTATCGAGGACACGAGCCCCTGTCCGCCGCTGGACCAGGCGATGTCCCGCGACGAGGCCGAACGGATTGCCAAGCTGTTCAAGGCCCTGGCTGACCCGACCAGAGTCCAACTCCTCGGATTGCTCAGAGGCAGACCGGGCGGGGAATGCGGCTACGACATGACCGGCCCACTCGGTATCTCCCAACCGAGCGTGAGTTACCACGTGAAGGTCCTTCACGAGGCAGGCCTGGTCACGCGGGAGCGTCGCGGAAGCTGGGTCTTCTACCGCATCTGTGAAGAACGGCTGGCCGAGATCCGCCGGGTGGCGGGGCTAACCTCGCCGGGCACCACTACCTGAGGGGAGCCGATCAAGGAGTCACGACCGGACCGCGCCTGGACTCCTTGGCGGCGGCGTGTCGCAGTGCTAAATCCGCCGACATCGTTAAGCTGAACGCCGGTCAACACCGTTGTAGGAGCTGGAGCCGTGTTACGCCGATACTTGCTTCGGCAATGTGTTGTGCGACGCGAAGCCGTCGACGCGAACGGGCCGCGCGGCAGCGCTGAGGGCGCATTTCCAGTTCTGGAGCCTCGTCACCAAGTCGAGCTGCACAACCTCACCGGCCGCATTGTTGAATGCCCGTTCGGGAGATCAATCGAACCCCGGGCGGATCGGTTGATCCCCTGCGGCGCATCCCCCCGCCTAGCGACGCGCGCGCCACCACGTCCAAGGGGATACATTTCCGACGTGTTAGCAACCTGGTGCTGGTCTGCCCCTACCACCACCGCCAGCATCACCGAGGCCTCATCACCATCACCGGGCCGGCCGGCAACCTCACCGTCACCGACAACACCGACCGACCATTGAGCGCCGCATCACTGGCCCGCCCACCCAAGCAACCCCCACCCGCGGTCGCGCCCTGCCCCGGGCCCACCGGCGAACGAGCCGACTGGTGGTGGTACCAACCCTTCCAACCACAAGCACCACCAACCACCAACTAGGTCAGTCACCGGAACAGAAGTCCCGCAGTAGGTCGTTCACCTTTTCGGCCTGCTCGATCTGCGGGCAGTGGCCGGCCGCGTCGACAACCGCCGCGTGCCCGCCGGAGATCTGATCGGCGATCTGGGCCGCCCACCCGGGCGGGAGCAGCTTGTCGCAGGCGCCCTCGATCACCAGGGTCGGTACTGAAATACGTTCGTAGCGGCGGCTGCTCGACGCCGGCGGCGGGGGCTCGGCGCCGGGCCGGCGGAATCGCGCCGCCGCCACCGCCTCCCAGGCGCCGGGCGCGATGCTCGACGCGTACCGCCGTCCCACATAGGCCTCGTCGGCGGGATAGGCCGGGTCATAGAAGAGCGCCGCCACGATCCGGCGCATGGCGGGCACCGTCGCGTCGTAGTCGTAGAGCGCGGCCATGTGCTCGTTCTGCTTAATCTCGCCACCACCGCAGATGGCCACCAGTCGCCCCACCGGCAGCAGCGGCGCGTCCGAGGTGGCGTCGACGAGCAGCATGATGGCGCCCATCGAATTGCCCACGAAATCCGCCGATTCCACGCCGAGCGCCGCGCAGAACCCTGCCACGTGGCGGATCCGCATGCCGCGTCCGTCGTTGAAGTCGATGACCTTGGCCGACTCCCCGAACCCGAGCATGTCCGGTGCGAGCACCCGATGGCGCGCGGCCAGTGCGGGAATGGTGCGTTCCCAGCCGACTTCGGCGCCGGCACCGAACTCGCCGCCGTGCAGCAGGATCACGGTCGGGGCCGCCGGGTCGCCGGCCTCCAGGTAGGAGGTGCTCAGGCCGTCCACCAGGACGGTCTTGCGCGTGAACAGCAAGGTCGGCTCCTCAGTCGGGGATCAGTGGGCCGATCGGCCGGGTCGTGGTGGCGTGCACCAGCAGTGCAGCCAGTTCGGCGGGTCGGCTCAGGAAGGGCGAGTGCGAGGCGTCGATGGTCAGGGGTTCGACACCGAGCCGCCGGCAGACCAGATCGGCCAGCCAGCGCGGATAGGCCCGATCCTGCTCGCAGCGAATGAAGCTGCGGCCGATATCGGCCGCCCAGAAGTGCGGCACCGACACCGGCGCAACCGTGGTGTCGCCGAACCGTTCCGGCCCGAGCCGTTCGAAAGCCCAGCGCAGCGTGTCGTCATCGCAGTCGTGGTAGAAGTACTGCCGCGCACCATCGATGTCGGCGAAGGTCATCGTCCCGTCGTCCGCGAAGTGCAAATGGTTCAGCATGTCAGCGGCCGCGGTGTCGAAGAACTCGGCTCCCTCGCTACCCATCGTCATCGCGTCGGTGTAGCTGCGCCCCTCCCGGGGCAGCGCCGCGGCCAGATAGACGATGTGGCGCACCAGATCCGGTGCACTGTCCGCGCCCAGGGTGGCGTCGAACCCGCCGCCGGAGTGCCCGACCAGGACGTCGCCGGGCTGCAGCACCGACGCGACGGCCTCCCGGCGGTTGGCCAGGGTCGACTCCTCGCTGAGCCGAGAGCCGTGGCCGGGCAGGTCGACGGCGATACCGGTGTGCCCGATGTTCTCCAACTCCGCGATGGTGCGGCTCCAGCACCAGGCTGCGTGAAACCCCCCGTGCACGAAGACGAATCGCATGACGCTCCTGCCCCGGGCTACTTGATCGCGATCGGATTCACCGGCGACCCGACTCCGCCGGTCACCCGCAGCGGCGGCGCCACCAACTGGAACTCGTAGCGACCGTCAGCGGCGCAATCCGCGGCGAGCGCGCCGAGGTCCCAGTACTCCCCGAGCATCAACCCCATGTCACGCAGGCAGAGCATGTGCAGGGGCAGATAGGTTCCCTCGACGCCGGACACCGGATCCTCGACCATCAGGTTGTCGGCGGCCACCGCCGCGACGTCGCGCTCATGCAGCCAGCTGGCGCACCGCCAGTCCAACCCGGCACCCGGTTCGGCGCCGTCGCCGGTCTGTCGAAACCTTTCCCACCAGCCGGTTCGGACCACCACGATGTCGCCGGGCTCGACCGTGACCTGTTGAGCCTGTGCCACCGCGTCGAGTTCGTCCGGGGTGATCGGGGTGCCCAGCGGCAGGAAGGTGCCCGCGCCGCGGTGGGCGACCACATCAAGCAGCACGCCGCGCGAGGTGATGCCCTTGCCGTCGACTTTGTCGATACCGCAGTGGTAGGCGCCCAGGCTGGTGACCGAACTGGCCGGGAAGCCGTTGTAGAGCTGGTCGTCGTAGTAGACGTGCGACAGCGCATCCCACTGACTGGCGGCCTGCAGCGGCATCACGATCATGTCGTCGTTGAACCGGAACGGGTTGTCGACGAAGAACTCGCTGAGCTGCTGCGCCACGATATTGCGATGCCACTCCGGGCCGTACTGAGCCAGCGTGCTGACGTCGCCACCGTCGACGGTCATCACGTGAATCGGGTTGTGCCGGAACTGAAACGCTCCCTGCGGGCCCGACGACCCGAAATCCACCCCCAGCGGAAACACCTTGCCGTGCCGGACCAGGGCGGCAGCCTGGGCGATCTTGGCGGGGGTGATGAGATTGAGCGTGCCCAGTTCGTCGGCGTCGCCCCATCGCCCCCAGTTGCGGACCGTCTCGGCGACCCGGCGGAACTCGGTCAGGCCGGCCACGGCGTCGATCCGTCCGTCAGCGCGGCAGTGGCCCGGCTGCTGATGTTGCCGCCGTCGACCCAGAGCACCTGACCGGTGATGTAGCCGGCCGCCGAACTGTTCAGGAACACCAACGGTGCAGCCTGTTCGCCCGCACTGGCGACCCGTCCCAGCGGTTTGGGAATGCCGTCGAGAAAGCCCTGACCGTAGCTGCTGCGCAGTTGATCGAGGATCGGGGTTTCGGTGACGCCGGGCGCGGTGCAGTTGATCCGGATCCCGCGGTGCGCCAACGGTTCGGCGTTGAGTATGCCGTAGAGGATGATCGCCTCTTTGGACAGCCGGTAGCCCCCGTCGGCGAGCGCGGCGGGATTGGCACGGCACCACTGTAATCCGGCAGCCATGCCCGGCGAGTTCAACAGGCCGAGGGTGGTCGGCGCGTTTTCGCGGTAGGTCGCCGCGGCCAGCGAGGACACATTGGCGATCGCCGATCCCGCCGGCATCGCCGGCAACAGCGCTTCGGTGAGGTGGCGCAAACCCAGGAAGTTGATCGTGACCACCCGCTCCGGATCGCCTATGCCCGAGGACACTCCGGCGACGTTGAACAGTGCGTCGACCTCCCCCGACTCCCGGATCGCTGCGGCGGCCCGGTCGATGGACGCCGGATCAGCCAGATCAATCGCGTGAAACTCGTCGACACCCGTGGCAGGCTCGACGCGGTCCAGGCCGATGACCCGTGCTCCGAGCTCCGCGAGCTGAATCACCAGCGCGGCGCCGATTCCCGACGCACAGCCGGTGACCACGGTTCGTCGGCCGTCGTAGCGCCACAGCCCAGACGGTGCGCTCACCGCCGGCCGCGTTCCCGCTCTGCTCGCTCTTCCTTAGCAAGTTGGGCGGCCTGCACCCGGCCCTCGTTCATCTCGGCCATCGCCTCGGGGATCTCGGTGGCGGTGAACGTGCCGCCTCGCCCGGTCGGCAGTCCGCCGAACGAGTAGGACTCGTCGAATGCCGGTGCGGCGGACGCCGGACGGCGAGCCTCCAGCTTCTCCAGCACCGGCTCGAGCCGCTTGGCCTTCTCGGCGACCGCCTTCTCATCGCGTTCGATGAACTCCGGCAGCACTTCTTTGCCCATCAGCTCGATGGCCTCCATGGTCGCCTCGTGGCTGCGCGGGTTGAGCAACAGGATGAGCTCGTCAACGCCGCTCTCCTCGTAGCCGCGCAGGAATTCCCGTGCGGTCGCCGGGCTTCCGATCGCCCCGCGGCCCGGCCCATAGGCCAGCGTCGGATCTTTCTCGACCTCTTCGAGATAGCGGTTCCATACTCCGGTCCGGCCCGGGGTGTGCTCGCCGGTCATGTAGTAGTGCATGATCCCGAACGAGAAGAATCCGCCGCCGACCCCCAGACGCGCGATCGCCTGCTCATCGGTGGGGGCCACCATCATCGACAGGTCACCACCGATGGCCAGGATGTTCGGGTTCACCTGCGGGGTGACCGGGACACCGGTCTCTTCCAGTGCCTTGTAGTAGCCGTTGACCCGCTCGGCCAGCGGTCCGGGACCGGTGTAGGCGAAACTCAGTGCGCCGATGCATTTCTCGGCGGCCATCTGCACCGACGCCGGTCGAGTGCAGGCCACCCAGACCGGCGGATGCGGCTTCTGCATGGGCTTGGGGACAACGTTGCGGGCGGGCATCTGCACATGTTGGCCGTCAAAGCCGGTGAACGGCTCCTCGGTCATACAGCGAATCGAGACCTCCAGGGCCTCCTCCCATTGCGCGCGCTTGTCGGCCGGGTCGATGCCGAACCCGCCGAGCTCGGCGATCGAGGATCCTTCCCCGGTGCCGAATTCGACCCGGCCACCGGACAGCAGGTCCAGGGTGGCGACCCGCTCGGCCACTCGGGCGGGGTGGTTGACCACCGGGGGCAGGTGCATGATCCCGAAGCCCAGCCGGATGTTCTTGGTCCGCTGGCTGGCCGCGGCCAAGAACATCTCCGGCGCGGTGGCGTGGCAGTACTCCTCCAGGAAGTGGTGCTCGGTGAGCCAGACCGTGGAGAACCCGGACTTGTCGGCGAGTTCCACCTCGTCCAGGCCGTCGGAGAACAGCAGGCGTTCATCGTCGTCGGACCATGGCCGCGGCAGCGCGAATTCGTAGAACAGTGAGATCTTCACGTTTTACCTCCTGGGCGATTGGTTGGGAGTCTGCGATTCGGCGGAGAGCTGGTGACCGGAGATGTCGGCGAGGTGTTGGGCGGCAACGTAACCGAAGGTCATCGCGGGGCCGATGGTGGCTCCGGCGCCGGCGTAGCTGCGGCCCATCACCGGGGCCGAGGTGTTGCCCACCGCGTAGAGCCGGTCGATCACCGAGTCGTCGGCGCGCAGCACCCGGGCGTGCTCGTCGGTACGCAGGCCACCGGAGGTGCCCAGATCGCCGAGGATGATGCGGAACGCGTAGTAGGGCGGTTTGCCCAGCGGGTGCAGGTTGGGGTTGGGCAGCGTCGGGTCCCCGTAGTAGTTGTCGTAGACGCTGTCGCCGCGGTTGAAGTCGTCGTCGTGGCCGGAGCGGGCCAACTCGTTGAACCGTTGCGCGGTAGCCCGCAGCCGCTGCGGCGGGACACCGATCTCGCCGGCCAGCTCCTCGAAGGAGTTGGCCGCCTTGACCACACCGGACTCCAGCCAGGCCTGCGGTATCCGACGCCCGGTCGGTACGGGCGCTCCGGGAATCTTCGGGATCGGCAGGTGTCCGGCGACGACGTAGCGGTGGAAGGATCGCTGGTCGGTGACCAGCCAGCATGGGATGTGGGTGACGCCGGCCTGCTGTCCGGCGATCATGGCGTGCGCGAAATCCATGTAGGGCGCCGCTTCGTTGATGAACCGCTCGCCGTCGCCGTTGACGATGAACTGGGACGGCATCATGCGTTCGTTGAGCATGAACTGCAGTCGCCCGTCGGGCCAGCACAGCGCCGGGAACCACCAGGCCTCGTCGAGCAGTTCGGTCGCCGCGCCGATGCGTTCCCCGGCCCGGATACCGTCGCCGGTGGCCAGCGGGTTGCCGAAGCTCCAATCGTGTTCCAGCACCGGCTGATACTGCTGGCGCCAGGCCAAGTCGTGGTCGAACCCACCGCTGGCCAAGATGATGCCACGGCGCGCCAGGATGCGCTGTGTCCGACCGCCGCGCCGCACCACCGCACCGATCACCGCGCCGGAGTCGTCGGTGATCAGCTCGGTCATCGGTGTGTCCAGCCACAGCGGTATGTCGCGTTCGAGCATGGCCAGCCGGAGCCGTGCGGCCAGCGACTGACCGATGGCGGCCATCCGATCCCCGAATACCCGGGCGCGGAACATCCGCCACAGCAGCTTGACCAGGATCGCTTTGCCGCGCCATGACTGGCGAACCTGGTAGAAGAGCCGAAGATCCTTGGGGCCCAGCCAGATCCCCTTGGGCGCCAACGCCAGCGGAGCCAGCAGATTCTGCTCCTCGTCGCCGAGCTTGCGCAGGTCGATGGCGGGCACGTTGATGGTGCTGCCCAGCGCCGACCCGCCCGGCAGCTCCGGGTAGTAGTCGGCATAGCCGGGCTTCCAGACAAACTCGAACCAGGGGCTGCTGGCCTCCAAGAACTCCATCATCCGCGGGGCGGCATCCACGTATTGCCGCAACCGCGCATCACTGACCAGCCCGTCGGTGATCACCCGGAGGTAGGTCAGCACGTCGTCGGGGTCGGGCGCGTAGCCTTCCCGACGCTGCGACGGCGCCCCGGGCACCCAGATGCCGCCGCCGGACAGCGCAGTCGAACCGCCGAAGTATCGCGACTTCTCCACGACCAACGTATCGAGCCCGCGGGAGTCGGCGGCCAGCGCCGCGGTCATTCCGCCGCCACCGGAGCCGACGACGAGCACGTCGACGACGTGGTCTGGGTCGCTCACCGGATCACCTCCGTGGGTTGCGCGGTGCGGATGGCGAACCCGGCGATCAGTTCCGGGGCCGGCCGGTAGTAGCGCTGGGCGATGCGGTAGCGGCCCTGGGCCGCGAGCGCGCCGAATGCTGCTGCCCAGGTGCGGATCTCGTGCGCGGAGCCGCCGCCCTCCTGGGTGATGAACGTGTTGGACCAGTCGGCGAGGTCGTCGAGCCGGCCGCTGTCGACGATGGACAGAAAGCGCTGATCGAATTCCGGGTTCAGCGGTGCGAGGTTGTTCGCCCCGGCCGCGAAGTCGCGGGCCGCCGCGATCGTCGCGTCCTGGCGGGCTTGGCGCTGCTCGGCGCTCATGGCGGTGCCGTGCAGGATCCGGTCCCGGGTGACTGGTGGCGCGGTCGCCAGCGTCGGGATCGGCGGATCATGGGAGAGCCCACCGGATCCCACCACCAGTACCCGCAGTTCCAGGCCGGCCAAGAACTCCCCCACCGCGGCGCCCAGCGCGCGAGCGCGGTGTATCGGCCCGAGCGGGGCGGCGACCGCGTTGAGGAAGATCGGGATCACCGGGCAGGCCGTAGCGTCACCGAACAGCCGCGCCAGCGGCTGCGTCACCGCGTGATCGACCTCCATGGACGCCGAAACGGCCACGTCCACACCGCGTTCCAGCACCGCCGCCGCGCACTCACGCGCGATGTCGGCAGGGACGTCCAGTGCCCCGAGGTGTGTGCCGTAGTCACCGATGCCCTGGGCGGCGGTGCCGATGCAGAACGGCGGCATCAGCTGCAAGAAGAACCCGTTGTAGTGGTCCGGCGCGAAGATCACCGTCAGCTGCGGGTCGAAGTCGGCGACGAACGCCGCGGCGTCGGCGATCGCGGCCTCGATGTCGTCCATCAACTCACGGGGTGGTTCCGGCAGATTCAACAGGGGGCTGTGGGACATGCAGCACAGGGCCAGTGCCATCGGGACGATCACCCCCTTGCGGCGTCGAAGCCACCGGCTCGAGGGCCAAGACACTGAAGAGTCGGGCGCTCACCTCGGGGGCGCGCTGCGCGATGCAGGCCGCGGCGATGCAGCGGTCCGGGCGCAGGAACAGCACCGACTCGCTGTGCCGGTCGAACCAGGCCTTCAGCTGCCCGGTCCGGTCGCCGACGATGGTGACCGCGGGGTCATCGGCCTGACCGGGCGGGGTCCAGTGCAGCTGGGTCGACGGCCGCACCGCGATGAAGCTGGCCCCCAGCGCCGTCCACCGCGCGAAGGCGTCTTCGCCGAGCAGAACCCGGGGATTGTTGTTCCAGGCCACGACCGCGAAGCCGGTGCCGATCACGTCGTCCAGGAGTAGGTCGGTACCACTGCGGGTGTCGACGCGCGGCTGGATGAACAGGGTTCCCGCCGGGGAATCGGGACGCCGTGGCTGGTCATGGACGACCGCGCCCTGCTCGTAACGCGGCATCGGCTTGAACCGCATCTCCAGGACGTAGCGCTTGAGAGTCGGCACCGCCGAGGCCGCACGGATCACCCGGTCACGCAGGCCCGCCACCCGGCGGTTGGTCGGGGAGATCACTTTGCCGACCATCGTGGAGAGGTCGATCATCGCGCGGGCATGCTTGCGCCGCTCGGTGTCGTAGCTGTCCAGCAGGCTGGGCCGCGCCTGACCCCGGACCACCGCGGCCAGCTTCCAGCCCAGGTTCATCGCGTCGCGGATCCCGCTGTTGTAGCCCTGGCCCTGCCAGACCGGCATGAGATGCGCGGCGTCGCCGGCCAGCAGCAGCCGGCCACGGCGAAAGGCGCCGGCGATCCGGGAGTGGTGGGTGTAGACCCGGTGACGGATCACGTCGACGTCGTGCGGATGCGGCAGGAACGGAGCCAGCATGGCCGCGACGAATTCGGGATCTTCGGCCTGCTCATCGGTCTCGTCGGCGTGAATCATGAACTCGAACCGGCGAATACCGTGCGCGATCGAGATCGAGGCGTACGGGCGCGCCGGGTCGGCACCGACCTCGCTGTTGGGATGGCCGAGCGGGTCATTGGCGATGTCGACCACCAGCCAGCGCGTCGACGAGGTGGTGCCGTCGAAGGACACTCCCATCAACCGGCGGGTGGCGCTGCGTCCCCCGTCGCAACCGACGACGTAGCGAGCCGAGACTGTCTGCGGTTCCCGGCCCTCGCCGCCGATGCTCACCGTCACCGAATCGGGAGTCTCGGCGACCCCGCTCATCGGCCGGCCCCACAGCACCTGGACATGGTCGAAGCGCTCCAGGCCGCGCAGCAGCTCGGCGTCGACCAGGGGCTGCACGAAGCCGTTGCGCTTGGGCCACCCGAAACAGGCGTCGGCGGGCGCCATTTCGGCCAGCAATCGCCGCCGGCCGTCGTAGAACCGCAGGATCTGGTTCGGGACGGTGTGCGGCAGCACGGCGTCCACCAGACCGATCGCCTGAAAAGTGCGCAGCGACTCGTCGTCGAGACCGACCCCCCGGGGGTAGTCGATGAGTGTGTCGCGTTCCTCGATGACCAGGGTGCGAATCCCTTGCAGGCCGAGGATATTGGCCAGGGTCAGGCCGACCGGACCGGCGCCGACCACGACGACCTCGACATCACTGAGCACGGCCACGCTAGCGCTCCAGCAGGAATTCCAGGTGGAGGCGGTTGAAGGTCTCGGGGTCCTCATACTGGGGCCAGTGGCCGCAGCCGGGCATGAGTTCGAACCGGGAACCCGGGATCATCGAGGCGATCCGCTTCCCCTCTTCGACGTCGGCCGTAGGGTCGTCGCTGGTCCAGACCACCAGTGTGGGCGCGGTGATCTTTCCGTAGTCGGCTGGTCCCAACAGGTTTCGGGCCCGGATCTGTGGGTCTTGCAACGCCATGATGTCGCGCATCGCGTCGACGAATCCCGGCAGCCGGTAGATCCGCTGGCGGCTGGCGACGATGTCGTCGTAGTCCTTGGTCTTGTCGGCCATCAACCACTTGATGCGCGCCTGGACCGTTTCCCAGCTGGGGTTCTCGACCGCGGCCATCGACAGCGTGATGATCCGTTTCATCACCTCGGGGTCGGCCTGGGACCCGCCGGCGGTGTTGAGCACCAGCCGCCCGACCCGGTCGGGGTGGTCGATGGCGGCCCGTGCCGCCACCCATCCCCCCAGGGATTCACCACTGATGCTGGCCGTCTGCGCACCGATCGCGTCCAGCACATCCATCAGGTGCGCCACGTAATGGCCGATTTCCAGGGGATGACCGGGCTTGTCGGTGTAGCCGTGACCGAGCATGTCCACCGACCAGGTCCAGAAGTGCTCGGCGTGTGCGGCGAGATTGCGGACGTAGGCCTCGGCGTGCCCGCCGGAGCCGTGCAGCAGCACCAGCACCGGCTTGGCCGGGTCGCCGGCCCGCAGGTACCGGGTGCGAACGCCGCTCGCGTCGAGATACCCCTGCTCGAACGCGACACCCTGGAGGTCACTCCAGACGCTCTCGAACTCCGGCACCGCCCACCTCTTCCCTACGCTCAGCGGAAATATCATTCTCATTTTGCGGCATATCAAACGTGCTTTTATCGCACATAGATGTACGTTATATTCAAGAGCATCACTCTCACGCGGGTGTATGTCAAGGAGGCCCTGCTGATGCCCAGGCTGATGTCCGATGCTGCCGCCGAGACCGCGCGGGGTTCGCAGACCCTGGCCCGGGGGTTGGCCGCCTTACAGGCGGTGGCCGCCGCGCCGGAGGGATTGACGGTGCAACAGGTCGCCGACCGGGTCGGCGTGCACCGGACCATCAGTTATCGGCTGCTCAACACGCTGACCGGCTTCCGGCTGATAGCCAAGGGAGACGACGGCCGGTACCGCTCGGCCGCCGCCTTGGCCGTACTCGGAGCCTCGTTCGACAACAACGTGCGACAGCTGAGCCTGCCGACGCTGCGCGCGCTCGCCGACGAACTCGGGACCACGGTGTCTCTGCTGGTCGCCGAGGGCGACCAGCAGGTGGCCGTCGCCGTCATCGTCCCCACCCAAGTCGGCTACCAACTCGCGTTCCACGAGGGCAGCCGCCATCCGCTCAGCCTGGGCGCCGCCGGGATCGCACTGCTGGCAGCCATGCCCGCGCGCCCCGGAGAGCGCGACATCGTCCCGCAGACGCGGGAGCGCGGCTGGGTGGTCACCCACGGCGAGATCGAGCCCGGAACCTTCGGGTTGGCCGTTCCCGTTCGCCGCCGGCCCCCGGCACCGCCGACCTGCATCAAC is a genomic window of Mycolicibacter heraklionensis containing:
- a CDS encoding creatininase family protein; its protein translation is MSRRIIPDTTTTDPAATHTVAVLPVGSFEQHGPYLPLGTDTLIATAIASVISQHHNVFQLPPVAFSCSHEHAAYPGTISISATTLAAIVADIIESLARQNIAGLIVVNGHGGNAVLTNVVQQANHPKNPVKVGLYPSREDWTEARAAAGIHSSNHDDMHAGELETSILLATAPDYLRDGWQTSDHTANDRRYLTSLGIHAYAPTGVIGSPSQATAAKGSSALDHLGRNADTLIELLTTR
- a CDS encoding ArsR/SmtB family transcription factor → MSRDEAERIAKLFKALADPTRVQLLGLLRGRPGGECGYDMTGPLGISQPSVSYHVKVLHEAGLVTRERRGSWVFYRICEERLAEIRRVAGLTSPGTTT
- a CDS encoding alpha/beta fold hydrolase, whose amino-acid sequence is MLFTRKTVLVDGLSTSYLEAGDPAAPTVILLHGGEFGAGAEVGWERTIPALAARHRVLAPDMLGFGESAKVIDFNDGRGMRIRHVAGFCAALGVESADFVGNSMGAIMLLVDATSDAPLLPVGRLVAICGGGEIKQNEHMAALYDYDATVPAMRRIVAALFYDPAYPADEAYVGRRYASSIAPGAWEAVAAARFRRPGAEPPPPASSSRRYERISVPTLVIEGACDKLLPPGWAAQIADQISGGHAAVVDAAGHCPQIEQAEKVNDLLRDFCSGD
- a CDS encoding alpha/beta fold hydrolase produces the protein MRFVFVHGGFHAAWCWSRTIAELENIGHTGIAVDLPGHGSRLSEESTLANRREAVASVLQPGDVLVGHSGGGFDATLGADSAPDLVRHIVYLAAALPREGRSYTDAMTMGSEGAEFFDTAAADMLNHLHFADDGTMTFADIDGARQYFYHDCDDDTLRWAFERLGPERFGDTTVAPVSVPHFWAADIGRSFIRCEQDRAYPRWLADLVCRRLGVEPLTIDASHSPFLSRPAELAALLVHATTTRPIGPLIPD
- a CDS encoding cyclase family protein, producing MAGLTEFRRVAETVRNWGRWGDADELGTLNLITPAKIAQAAALVRHGKVFPLGVDFGSSGPQGAFQFRHNPIHVMTVDGGDVSTLAQYGPEWHRNIVAQQLSEFFVDNPFRFNDDMIVMPLQAASQWDALSHVYYDDQLYNGFPASSVTSLGAYHCGIDKVDGKGITSRGVLLDVVAHRGAGTFLPLGTPITPDELDAVAQAQQVTVEPGDIVVVRTGWWERFRQTGDGAEPGAGLDWRCASWLHERDVAAVAADNLMVEDPVSGVEGTYLPLHMLCLRDMGLMLGEYWDLGALAADCAADGRYEFQLVAPPLRVTGGVGSPVNPIAIK
- a CDS encoding coniferyl-alcohol dehydrogenase gives rise to the protein MSAPSGLWRYDGRRTVVTGCASGIGAALVIQLAELGARVIGLDRVEPATGVDEFHAIDLADPASIDRAAAAIRESGEVDALFNVAGVSSGIGDPERVVTINFLGLRHLTEALLPAMPAGSAIANVSSLAAATYRENAPTTLGLLNSPGMAAGLQWCRANPAALADGGYRLSKEAIILYGILNAEPLAHRGIRINCTAPGVTETPILDQLRSSYGQGFLDGIPKPLGRVASAGEQAAPLVFLNSSAAGYITGQVLWVDGGNISSRATAALTDGSTPWPA
- a CDS encoding LLM class flavin-dependent oxidoreductase, which encodes MKISLFYEFALPRPWSDDDERLLFSDGLDEVELADKSGFSTVWLTEHHFLEEYCHATAPEMFLAAASQRTKNIRLGFGIMHLPPVVNHPARVAERVATLDLLSGGRVEFGTGEGSSIAELGGFGIDPADKRAQWEEALEVSIRCMTEEPFTGFDGQHVQMPARNVVPKPMQKPHPPVWVACTRPASVQMAAEKCIGALSFAYTGPGPLAERVNGYYKALEETGVPVTPQVNPNILAIGGDLSMMVAPTDEQAIARLGVGGGFFSFGIMHYYMTGEHTPGRTGVWNRYLEEVEKDPTLAYGPGRGAIGSPATAREFLRGYEESGVDELILLLNPRSHEATMEAIELMGKEVLPEFIERDEKAVAEKAKRLEPVLEKLEARRPASAAPAFDESYSFGGLPTGRGGTFTATEIPEAMAEMNEGRVQAAQLAKEERAERERGRR